A single region of the bacterium genome encodes:
- a CDS encoding amidase encodes MPEPWELSLSDAAAAIAAGRLSPLELIDSTLDRLERVEPRVQAWARVRADDARAAAKKMTDRPGSGTSGPLRGIPVGVKDIFYTEGVETSCGSKIMAGFVPSYDATSVARLRQAGAVILGKTHTTEFASFDPSPARNPWALDHTPGGSSSGSGAALAARMCHGALGSQTSGSICRPAAFCGVVGLKPTFGRVSRHGVHPLAWTLDHPGPMARTVRDVAMLFDAVAGPDPYDPSTVPAPPVSGAAAALDDLRGRDAAARGLRVGVPDRYFTDGLDPEGAAAYREALRALGDLGCRVENVRLPELFEAAMDAHEIIHNVEAAAVHADTYRARPGDYGHKLRAIIETGFHVPAPAYVRAQQIRTLLIETIREVLRDVDVLATPSAPGPAPAGLASTGSPVYNRPFSFLGFPSITVPCGYTKSGLPLGLQFGGRPFDEITLLRLAAAYEAATSWGSRAPAL; translated from the coding sequence ATGCCTGAGCCCTGGGAACTGTCCCTCAGTGACGCCGCCGCCGCGATCGCGGCGGGGCGTCTGTCGCCGCTCGAACTGATCGACAGCACCCTCGACCGACTCGAGCGCGTCGAGCCCCGCGTGCAGGCGTGGGCCCGCGTCCGCGCGGACGACGCACGCGCCGCGGCCAAGAAGATGACCGATCGGCCAGGGTCCGGAACGTCCGGTCCGCTCCGCGGCATTCCCGTCGGCGTCAAAGACATCTTCTACACCGAGGGCGTGGAGACGTCGTGCGGCTCGAAGATCATGGCCGGCTTCGTGCCCTCCTACGACGCGACGAGCGTCGCCCGCCTGCGCCAGGCCGGCGCGGTGATCCTCGGAAAGACGCACACGACCGAGTTCGCGTCCTTCGATCCCTCGCCGGCGCGCAACCCGTGGGCGCTCGACCACACGCCGGGCGGGTCGAGCAGCGGTTCCGGCGCCGCACTCGCCGCGCGGATGTGCCACGGCGCGCTCGGAAGCCAGACCTCGGGCTCGATCTGCCGGCCGGCCGCGTTCTGCGGGGTCGTCGGCCTCAAGCCGACGTTCGGACGGGTGAGCCGCCACGGCGTGCACCCGCTGGCGTGGACGCTGGACCACCCGGGACCGATGGCCCGCACGGTGCGCGACGTCGCGATGCTGTTCGATGCGGTGGCGGGACCGGATCCCTATGATCCGAGCACCGTACCGGCGCCGCCGGTGTCCGGCGCGGCCGCCGCCCTCGACGACCTCCGTGGACGCGACGCCGCGGCGCGGGGACTGCGCGTCGGGGTTCCCGACCGCTACTTCACCGACGGCCTGGACCCGGAGGGGGCGGCCGCCTATCGCGAGGCGCTGCGCGCCCTCGGCGATCTCGGGTGCCGGGTGGAAAACGTGCGGCTCCCCGAGCTCTTTGAAGCGGCGATGGACGCGCACGAGATCATCCACAACGTCGAAGCCGCGGCCGTCCACGCGGACACGTACCGCGCGCGTCCCGGCGACTACGGCCACAAGCTCCGGGCGATCATCGAAACGGGGTTTCACGTGCCGGCGCCGGCGTACGTGCGGGCGCAGCAGATCCGCACGCTGCTGATCGAGACGATACGCGAGGTGTTGCGGGACGTGGACGTGCTGGCGACGCCGTCGGCGCCCGGTCCGGCGCCGGCAGGCCTCGCGAGCACCGGGTCGCCTGTCTACAATCGCCCGTTCAGCTTCCTCGGCTTCCCGAGCATCACGGTGCCCTGCGGGTACACGAAGAGCGGGCTGCCGCTCGGACTGCAGTTCGGCGGCCGCCCGTTCGACGAGATCACGCTGCTGCGCCTCGCCGCCGCCTACGAGGCCGCGACGTCGTGGGGGTCGCGCGCGCCGGCCCTCTAA
- a CDS encoding gluconokinase has product MPIVAGPRDAERPLVLALDLGSGSLRSIVYDRLGREVAGTEGRAPTEWRYTPDGGVEADADALVAGACAAVDQTLAAAGPIAPEIRAAGISTFWHSVLGVDASGRPVTPLYSWADGRSRGAVGLLRERLDEEPVRRRTGCVFHTSYLPARLLWLRTSRPDVFGTARTWMGIGEYLTLHLFGRAACSISMASGTGMLDLRRCEWDGEVLGALGLSPERLSPLVDLDAPFSGLRADYAERWPALAKIPWLPAAGDGALANIGTGCVARARAALSLGTSGAIRAMWSGEVPDVPRALWVYRADRRRVLTGGAVTNGGALYRWLLDTLALGDPAGLDAALRERAPDAHGLAVLPFLSGERSPFWPAASRGAVFGLTASTRPIDLLQAGLESVAYRLALVWDALRTVVPEIREIVASGGAFSHLPAWLQIFADVFGRDMIRSAEDEGSSRGAALLALESLGAVRIEEMPVPRGPEVRADASRHAVYERARARHVRLERALEPLQAGEGTQT; this is encoded by the coding sequence GTGCCCATCGTTGCCGGTCCGCGTGACGCGGAGCGTCCGCTCGTGCTCGCCCTCGACCTCGGAAGCGGGTCGCTTCGCTCCATCGTGTACGACCGCCTCGGCCGTGAGGTCGCCGGTACCGAAGGGCGCGCGCCGACGGAATGGCGGTACACGCCGGACGGCGGGGTCGAAGCCGACGCCGACGCGCTGGTGGCCGGGGCGTGCGCGGCGGTGGACCAGACGCTCGCCGCCGCGGGGCCGATCGCGCCCGAAATCCGCGCCGCCGGCATCTCCACGTTCTGGCACAGTGTGCTCGGGGTCGACGCTTCCGGCCGCCCCGTCACGCCACTTTACTCGTGGGCCGACGGGCGCAGCCGCGGCGCGGTCGGCCTCCTTCGAGAGCGGCTCGACGAAGAGCCGGTGCGGCGGCGCACCGGCTGCGTCTTCCACACCAGCTACCTCCCGGCGCGCCTGCTGTGGCTTCGGACGAGCCGCCCCGACGTGTTCGGCACGGCGCGCACGTGGATGGGCATCGGCGAATACCTAACCCTGCATCTCTTCGGGCGCGCCGCCTGCAGCATCTCGATGGCGTCGGGGACCGGGATGCTGGATCTCCGCCGCTGCGAATGGGACGGCGAAGTCCTCGGCGCCCTCGGGCTGTCGCCGGAGCGGTTGTCCCCGCTTGTCGATCTCGACGCGCCGTTCAGCGGCCTGCGCGCCGACTACGCGGAACGCTGGCCGGCCCTCGCCAAGATTCCCTGGCTCCCCGCGGCGGGGGACGGCGCGCTCGCCAACATCGGCACCGGCTGTGTGGCCCGCGCCCGGGCGGCCTTGAGCCTCGGGACGTCCGGCGCGATCAGGGCGATGTGGTCCGGCGAGGTGCCGGACGTGCCGCGGGCGCTGTGGGTGTACCGCGCCGACCGGCGGCGGGTGCTTACCGGCGGAGCCGTGACCAACGGCGGCGCCCTGTACCGGTGGCTGCTCGACACGCTGGCGCTCGGCGATCCGGCCGGCCTCGACGCCGCGCTGCGCGAGCGGGCGCCGGACGCCCACGGCCTCGCCGTCCTGCCGTTTCTTTCCGGCGAGCGCAGTCCGTTCTGGCCGGCCGCATCGCGCGGCGCGGTCTTCGGCCTCACGGCGTCGACGCGGCCGATCGACCTGCTGCAGGCGGGGCTCGAGTCGGTGGCGTACCGGCTCGCGCTCGTGTGGGACGCCCTACGCACGGTGGTCCCGGAGATCCGTGAGATCGTCGCCAGCGGCGGCGCGTTCTCCCATCTTCCGGCGTGGCTGCAGATCTTCGCCGACGTCTTCGGGCGCGACATGATCCGGTCCGCGGAGGATGAAGGCAGCAGCCGCGGCGCCGCGCTGCTCGCGCTCGAGTCGCTGGGCGCGGTCCGGATCGAGGAGATGCCGGTGCCCCGGGGACCGGAGGTTCGGGCGGACGCATCCCGCCACGCCGTCTACGAACGGGCGCGGGCGCGCCATGTCCGCCTGGAGCGGGCGCTTGAGCCGCTGCAGGCCGGGGAGGGGACGCAGACATGA
- a CDS encoding J domain-containing protein: protein MRFRPEVDYYEILQVHPRASVEMVRKAYRTLMGEMGGHPDLGGDEERAKLINEAYSVLGDPDIRRAYDQARARMAPRGSDGGLGPGMPGTGRPIWPDSSAAGRGPGGELERWAVFVTKVLYSAIVVVAGMMIARLIKSPAIDLADMVATLVVLFRIWQQAGGGR from the coding sequence ATGCGGTTCCGGCCGGAAGTCGACTACTACGAAATCCTTCAGGTGCACCCCCGTGCCTCCGTGGAAATGGTCCGCAAGGCCTACCGCACGCTGATGGGGGAGATGGGCGGTCACCCGGATCTCGGCGGCGACGAGGAGCGCGCGAAACTAATCAACGAGGCCTATTCGGTGCTCGGCGATCCGGACATCCGGCGGGCATATGACCAGGCCCGCGCCCGGATGGCGCCGAGGGGGAGTGATGGGGGACTCGGCCCCGGAATGCCGGGCACGGGCCGGCCGATATGGCCCGATTCATCGGCCGCGGGACGCGGTCCCGGCGGCGAGCTCGAACGGTGGGCCGTCTTTGTGACCAAGGTGCTGTACTCTGCGATCGTCGTCGTGGCCGGCATGATGATCGCGCGTCTCATCAAAAGTCCGGCGATCGACCTGGCCGATATGGTCGCGACGCTGGTCGTGCTGTTTCGGATCTGGCAGCAGGCCGGCGGCGGACGCTAG
- a CDS encoding alpha-ketoacid dehydrogenase subunit beta — protein MSAVETHAGTRVLTYAEALNEALREEMRRDARVFVMGEDVAVWGGGGVFGVTKGLVEEFGAERVRDTPISEEAIAALAVGAAMAGARPVAEFMYADFMTLAMEPVVNQAAKIRYMFGGKARVPAVFRAQEGAGRGNAAQHSQSLEAWFCHIPGLKVVTPSTPADAKGLLVSAIRDDNPVVFLEHKMLYNTKGPVPAGEHTVPLGVADRKREGRHVTVVGIHTMVHKALQAAEQLAAEGIELEVIDPRTLVPFDLETIVASVRKTGRLIVSHEAYERCGIGAEIIAQVVAQAFDALDAPPVRLCAANVPVPYAATLEMAALPQVDTIVAAARELMA, from the coding sequence ATGAGCGCGGTCGAGACGCACGCCGGGACGCGGGTCCTGACCTACGCGGAGGCGCTCAACGAGGCGCTGCGCGAGGAGATGCGCCGGGACGCCCGGGTCTTCGTGATGGGCGAGGACGTCGCGGTCTGGGGCGGCGGCGGGGTATTCGGGGTGACGAAAGGGCTCGTCGAGGAGTTCGGCGCCGAGCGGGTGCGCGACACGCCGATCTCCGAGGAGGCGATCGCCGCGCTCGCGGTCGGCGCGGCCATGGCCGGGGCGCGGCCGGTCGCGGAGTTCATGTACGCCGACTTCATGACGCTGGCGATGGAGCCGGTCGTCAACCAGGCGGCGAAGATCCGCTACATGTTCGGCGGCAAGGCCCGCGTGCCGGCCGTCTTCCGCGCGCAGGAAGGGGCCGGCCGCGGCAACGCCGCGCAGCACTCCCAGTCGTTGGAAGCGTGGTTCTGCCACATCCCGGGCCTCAAGGTCGTCACGCCGAGCACGCCCGCGGACGCCAAGGGCCTGCTCGTCTCCGCGATCCGGGACGACAACCCGGTCGTGTTTCTCGAGCACAAGATGCTCTATAACACGAAGGGCCCCGTCCCTGCCGGCGAGCATACGGTGCCGCTCGGCGTCGCGGACCGGAAGCGGGAAGGCCGGCACGTTACGGTCGTCGGCATCCACACGATGGTGCACAAGGCGCTGCAGGCGGCCGAGCAGCTGGCGGCGGAGGGCATCGAGCTCGAGGTCATCGATCCGCGCACGCTGGTGCCGTTCGATCTGGAGACGATCGTCGCGTCCGTCCGCAAGACCGGCCGGCTCATCGTCTCGCACGAGGCCTACGAACGCTGCGGCATCGGCGCCGAGATCATCGCGCAGGTTGTCGCGCAGGCTTTCGACGCGCTGGACGCCCCGCCCGTGCGGCTGTGCGCCGCGAACGTCCCGGTTCCGTACGCCGCGACGCTGGAGATGGCTGCGCTCCCGCAGGTTGACACCATCGTCGCCGCGGCGCGCGAGTTGATGGCGTGA
- a CDS encoding Lrp/AsnC ligand binding domain-containing protein has translation MFTAFVMIQAERRRIADVARRLAEIPGVEEVYSVTGEWDIIAVLKLHNYEELADCVTSRMTDVPGIVRTNTHLAFRAFPQSLLERPFSLGLEEKPE, from the coding sequence ATGTTTACCGCGTTCGTGATGATCCAGGCGGAGCGCCGGCGGATTGCCGACGTCGCGCGCCGGCTGGCCGAGATCCCCGGGGTGGAAGAAGTCTACTCGGTTACCGGCGAGTGGGACATCATCGCGGTCCTCAAGCTGCACAATTACGAGGAGCTCGCGGACTGCGTGACGAGCCGGATGACCGACGTGCCGGGCATCGTCCGCACCAACACCCACCTCGCGTTCCGCGCGTTCCCGCAGTCGCTGCTCGAGCGGCCGTTCTCGCTCGGGCTGGAGGAGAAGCCGGAATGA
- a CDS encoding long-chain-fatty-acid--CoA ligase, with protein sequence MELPLTPLEFARRARALYPEREAVVDGGRRLTYEEFFRRCDRWSARLQGFGVGPGDRVAYVAPNISGLLEAFYAVPQIGAVLVPINYRLAPGDFEYIINHSGARVVAAAAEHLDAIDGIRASLGNVRQFVALDGGREGWLDYDDLLEQSSGEYERPEIAENDLLTINYTSGTTARPKGVMMTHRNVYMNVLGTLAHIHMTPAERYLWTLPMFHCNGWTFVWIVTAVGGTHLCLRRVEPDQVFALCREERATMMCAAPTVLIRLANAPESLRRDVPSGLRVLTAGAPPAAATIGRIEGDLGWEIVHVYGLTETSPFITICEPRPEHAALSAEARAAVKARQGVELFSSGELRVVDASGGEVPHDGQTVGEIVVRGNVVMKGYFNDPEATARAFAGGWFHTGDAAVVHPDGYVEIRDRIKDIIISGGENISSVEVEAALLRHPAVQEVAVVGLPDEQWGEAPHAFVVRKAGEAAGESDLREFARGVLAHFKVPKGFHFVDDLPRTATGKIQKFVLRGTHAGIARQ encoded by the coding sequence ATGGAACTGCCGCTCACCCCGCTCGAATTCGCCCGCCGGGCGCGGGCCCTCTATCCGGAGCGCGAGGCGGTGGTCGACGGCGGCCGCCGGCTCACCTACGAGGAGTTCTTCCGGCGGTGCGACCGCTGGTCCGCCCGGCTGCAGGGTTTCGGCGTGGGGCCGGGAGACCGCGTCGCCTACGTCGCGCCGAACATCTCCGGGCTGCTCGAGGCGTTCTACGCGGTGCCGCAGATCGGCGCGGTGCTGGTGCCGATCAACTACCGGCTCGCTCCCGGTGACTTCGAGTACATCATCAATCACAGCGGCGCCCGCGTCGTCGCCGCGGCGGCCGAGCATCTCGACGCGATCGACGGGATCCGCGCGTCCCTCGGGAACGTCCGGCAGTTCGTCGCGCTCGACGGCGGGCGCGAGGGATGGCTGGACTACGACGACCTGCTCGAGCAGTCGTCCGGCGAGTACGAGCGGCCGGAGATCGCGGAGAACGATCTGCTCACCATCAACTACACGAGCGGCACCACGGCCCGGCCGAAAGGCGTCATGATGACCCACCGCAACGTCTACATGAACGTCCTCGGCACGCTGGCCCACATCCACATGACGCCGGCCGAGCGCTACCTCTGGACGCTGCCGATGTTCCACTGCAACGGCTGGACGTTCGTGTGGATCGTCACGGCGGTCGGCGGCACGCATCTCTGCCTGCGCCGGGTCGAACCGGACCAGGTCTTCGCGTTGTGCCGCGAGGAGCGCGCGACGATGATGTGCGCCGCGCCCACGGTGCTGATCCGGCTGGCGAACGCGCCCGAGTCCCTCCGGCGGGACGTTCCGTCCGGCCTCCGGGTGCTGACGGCGGGCGCGCCGCCGGCGGCGGCCACGATCGGCCGGATCGAAGGCGATCTCGGTTGGGAGATCGTTCACGTTTACGGGCTCACCGAAACGTCGCCGTTCATCACGATCTGCGAGCCGCGTCCCGAGCACGCCGCCCTCTCCGCGGAGGCGCGCGCGGCCGTCAAGGCGCGGCAGGGCGTGGAGTTGTTCTCGTCCGGCGAGCTGCGGGTCGTCGACGCCTCGGGCGGCGAGGTGCCGCACGACGGGCAGACGGTCGGCGAGATCGTCGTGCGCGGCAACGTTGTGATGAAGGGCTATTTCAACGATCCTGAGGCCACGGCGCGGGCGTTCGCCGGCGGCTGGTTCCACACTGGCGACGCGGCGGTCGTGCACCCCGACGGGTACGTCGAGATTCGGGACCGGATCAAGGACATCATCATCAGCGGCGGCGAGAACATCTCATCCGTGGAGGTCGAGGCGGCGCTGCTCCGGCATCCGGCGGTGCAGGAGGTGGCCGTGGTCGGCCTGCCCGACGAGCAGTGGGGCGAAGCGCCGCACGCGTTCGTCGTCCGCAAAGCCGGTGAGGCGGCCGGCGAATCGGACCTCCGGGAGTTCGCCCGCGGGGTGCTCGCGCATTTCAAGGTGCCGAAAGGGTTCCACTTTGTCGACGATCTGCCGAGGACGGCGACCGGTAAGATTCAGAAGTTCGTGCTACGGGGGACGCACGCCGGGATCGCGCGGCAGTAA
- a CDS encoding M20/M25/M40 family metallo-hydrolase codes for MPTPDCRRLAEEHQDELAGLARDLVRIDTTNTGVMPTGNETEAATHLARVLRAAGIESEIDGRVPERGNLVARMSGRSGRTALVLASHTDVVPAGDAQQWTHPPFEGDVEDGHLLGRGAADMKGTVAAQTMALILLKRSGAALAHGVNFVCVADEEAGGAYGMGWVARERAEWVRGGLCLNEGGGFFIPVDGRDWCVLGVGEKGRFEIGAAFHGRGAHAARPWQGDNAFYKVAAALERLRAYEPERDTSGPIFTAVSRLTGPVIPSNVDAVIARLNATSPRLADHLRQVSRMLVTPTLIAGGVKSNSVPDVCRLTCDVRALPHQGPSYVEAQVRRLLGEADVRVDQTAVANTSPAGEPLLAMLTDVLHRALGRPAEVVASLSGGFTDSRFVRETGVPAYGFAPGHPDSDPGRHHAHGPNEAVAIRDLVLQTAVYLDLAYRSAVAA; via the coding sequence ATGCCTACGCCGGACTGCCGACGCCTCGCCGAAGAGCACCAGGACGAGCTCGCCGGGCTCGCCCGCGACCTCGTCCGCATCGACACGACCAACACCGGCGTCATGCCGACCGGGAACGAGACCGAGGCCGCGACGCACCTCGCGCGCGTATTGCGCGCGGCCGGGATCGAGTCCGAGATCGACGGGCGCGTGCCCGAGCGCGGCAACCTCGTCGCGCGCATGAGCGGCCGCAGCGGGCGGACGGCGCTCGTCCTGGCCTCTCACACGGACGTCGTCCCGGCCGGCGACGCCCAGCAGTGGACCCATCCGCCGTTCGAGGGCGACGTCGAGGACGGCCACCTGCTGGGCCGCGGGGCGGCGGACATGAAGGGCACCGTGGCGGCGCAGACGATGGCCCTCATTCTCCTCAAGCGGTCCGGCGCCGCGCTCGCCCACGGGGTCAACTTCGTCTGCGTGGCGGACGAGGAGGCCGGCGGCGCGTACGGGATGGGCTGGGTGGCGCGCGAGCGCGCCGAGTGGGTGCGCGGCGGGCTGTGCCTGAACGAAGGCGGAGGCTTCTTCATCCCGGTCGACGGGCGTGACTGGTGCGTGCTGGGCGTCGGGGAGAAGGGGCGGTTCGAGATCGGCGCCGCCTTCCACGGGCGCGGCGCCCATGCCGCCCGGCCGTGGCAGGGAGACAACGCGTTCTACAAGGTCGCGGCCGCGCTCGAGCGCCTGCGCGCGTACGAGCCGGAGCGCGATACGAGCGGTCCCATCTTCACGGCGGTGAGCCGCCTGACCGGGCCCGTGATCCCGTCGAACGTGGACGCGGTGATCGCACGCCTCAACGCGACGAGCCCGCGGCTGGCCGACCACCTGCGCCAGGTCTCGCGGATGCTCGTCACCCCGACGCTGATCGCCGGCGGCGTGAAGTCGAACAGCGTGCCGGACGTCTGCCGCCTCACGTGCGACGTGCGGGCGCTCCCCCACCAGGGGCCGTCGTACGTGGAGGCGCAGGTGCGGCGCCTCTTGGGCGAGGCCGACGTGCGCGTCGACCAGACCGCGGTGGCCAACACCTCGCCGGCCGGCGAGCCGCTGCTCGCGATGCTGACGGACGTGCTGCACCGGGCGCTCGGGCGCCCGGCCGAGGTTGTGGCGAGCCTCAGCGGCGGCTTCACCGATTCGCGGTTCGTCCGCGAGACCGGGGTGCCGGCGTACGGGTTCGCGCCGGGCCATCCCGACAGCGATCCGGGACGCCACCACGCGCACGGCCCCAACGAGGCCGTCGCGATCCGCGATCTCGTGCTGCAGACCGCCGTGTATCTCGACCTCGCCTACCGGTCCGCCGTCGCGGCGTGA
- a CDS encoding thiamine pyrophosphate-dependent dehydrogenase E1 component subunit alpha: protein MSAAVSSPPDLSSAQLVDMLRMMLRIRQFEQRALELYREGVMRGTTHPYIGMEAVAVGTCAALRPADRITSTHRGHGHCLAKGGDPRLMMAELLGRAAGYCKGKGGSMHIADVEAGILGANGIVGGGMGLATGAALATKLAGRNEVAVCFFGDGALNQGIFHEAANMAAIWGLPVVYVCENNQYAMSARADRFTSVPDPSVRAGSYGFPGLSCDGMDALAVYKTVGGAVARARAGGGPSIVVCVTYRYLGHHVGDPLNYRDKAEVETWRAKDPIERLRAALLERRVLTAAEADGLRAEVEREIDDAVAFAKASPEPDPSTLAEDVYA, encoded by the coding sequence ATGAGTGCGGCCGTCAGCTCGCCTCCCGACCTCAGCTCCGCGCAGCTCGTCGACATGCTGCGCATGATGCTGCGCATCCGCCAGTTCGAGCAGCGCGCGCTCGAGCTGTACCGCGAGGGCGTGATGCGCGGCACCACGCACCCGTACATCGGGATGGAGGCGGTCGCGGTCGGGACCTGCGCGGCGCTGCGGCCGGCCGACCGGATCACGAGCACGCACCGCGGCCACGGCCACTGCCTCGCCAAGGGCGGGGACCCGCGGCTCATGATGGCGGAGCTGCTCGGCCGCGCCGCGGGCTACTGCAAGGGCAAGGGCGGCTCGATGCACATCGCCGACGTCGAGGCCGGCATCCTCGGCGCGAACGGCATCGTCGGCGGCGGGATGGGCCTGGCGACCGGCGCGGCGCTGGCGACGAAGCTGGCCGGGCGCAACGAGGTCGCGGTCTGCTTCTTCGGCGACGGCGCCCTGAATCAGGGCATTTTCCACGAAGCCGCCAACATGGCGGCGATCTGGGGGCTGCCGGTCGTCTACGTCTGCGAGAACAACCAGTACGCGATGTCGGCGCGCGCCGACCGCTTCACGTCGGTGCCCGATCCGTCCGTGCGCGCGGGGTCGTACGGCTTTCCGGGCCTCTCCTGCGACGGCATGGACGCCCTCGCCGTCTACAAGACGGTGGGCGGAGCGGTGGCGCGGGCGCGCGCGGGCGGCGGCCCGTCCATCGTGGTCTGCGTGACCTACCGGTACCTCGGCCACCACGTCGGCGATCCGCTCAACTACCGGGACAAGGCCGAAGTCGAAACTTGGCGCGCCAAGGACCCGATCGAGCGGCTCCGCGCTGCGCTCCTCGAACGGCGGGTGCTCACCGCGGCCGAGGCCGACGGACTGCGCGCGGAGGTCGAGCGGGAGATCGACGACGCCGTCGCGTTCGCGAAGGCGAGCCCGGAGCCGGATCCGAGCACGCTCGCCGAGGACGTGTACGCATGA
- a CDS encoding NAD-dependent epimerase/dehydratase family protein: MATSEAVVLGATGGAGSAVVRELASRGLLVRAVSRSGAGPSLPGVTPVKGDATNPTSLRDVCRGARVVYHCVNVPYPQWTSHLIPIAEAIIAAATSAGAKLVVMDNLYMYGRPDAPMTETTPRNARGKKGRLRIRLEHLLLDAHRAGTVRVAIGRASDFYGPQANSAATMLVIRPAVSGHRASWVGSLDAPHTFGYLPDVAWGLVTLADHDEAFGEIWHLPAAEPLTGREFAALVFETLGAPPRIGLIPKPLMLLGGLFSPMIRESREVLYQFEYPFVMDAGKFSHAFGSRITSHRAAVRHTLDALRQTTPSTARLS; this comes from the coding sequence GTGGCCACATCCGAGGCTGTCGTCCTGGGCGCAACGGGGGGAGCGGGAAGCGCCGTCGTGCGCGAACTGGCATCGCGGGGACTGCTCGTACGCGCGGTGAGCCGCAGCGGCGCCGGCCCCTCGCTGCCCGGCGTGACGCCCGTGAAGGGCGATGCCACGAATCCCACAAGCCTCCGGGACGTGTGCCGCGGAGCCCGTGTAGTGTACCACTGTGTCAACGTACCCTACCCGCAATGGACCTCGCACCTCATCCCCATCGCCGAGGCGATCATCGCCGCCGCCACGTCCGCCGGGGCCAAACTCGTCGTCATGGACAATCTCTACATGTACGGCCGTCCCGACGCACCGATGACCGAGACCACGCCGCGAAATGCCCGCGGCAAGAAGGGCCGTCTTCGCATCCGGCTCGAGCACCTGCTGTTGGACGCTCATCGCGCCGGAACGGTGCGGGTCGCGATAGGGCGCGCGTCGGATTTCTACGGCCCGCAGGCCAACAGCGCCGCCACGATGCTGGTGATCCGGCCGGCAGTCTCGGGACACAGGGCGTCGTGGGTGGGCAGCCTGGATGCCCCCCACACGTTTGGTTACCTGCCGGATGTCGCGTGGGGACTGGTGACGTTGGCCGACCACGACGAGGCCTTCGGCGAAATCTGGCACCTGCCGGCCGCCGAACCCCTGACGGGGCGGGAGTTCGCCGCACTCGTTTTCGAGACACTCGGCGCGCCGCCGCGGATCGGCCTCATCCCGAAGCCGCTGATGCTGCTCGGCGGTCTTTTCTCACCCATGATTCGCGAGAGCCGCGAGGTGCTCTACCAGTTCGAATATCCCTTCGTCATGGACGCGGGCAAGTTCTCGCACGCGTTCGGCAGCCGGATCACGTCGCACCGCGCGGCGGTTCGGCACACGCTCGACGCGCTGCGCCAAACTACGCCTTCGACCGCGCGCCTCAGCTGA
- a CDS encoding dihydrolipoamide acetyltransferase family protein: MATEVVLPKLGLTQEEGTIVRWIKPEGSRVAKGEPLFEVLTDKATIEVEAPASGVLLRILVPEGTTAPVATPIALIGEPGERGAAAAPPAAAPAATAASAGAAAGTVTPRDGRVRISPRARVLAASHGIDPRALRGSGPDGRIIERDVQRVVEAETRGTAAAAPARSVSAVPAAVSARLRAVIARRMTESLQSTAQLTLTTEADMVEAARLRDEVGAELERRGGVRPTYTDLIVRAAAIALRDHPRLNARWADGGARQLPDIHVGVAVALDEGLVVPVIRHTDRTALAEISAALRDLSERARTFRLAPAEMEGGTFTVTNLGMYDVDAFTPILNPPEAAILGAGRVHRRPVAVGDRVEVRPVMALSLTFDHRVVDGAPAAQFLQRVKHVLEHPYLLLLP; encoded by the coding sequence ATGGCGACGGAGGTTGTGCTCCCGAAACTGGGCCTGACCCAGGAGGAGGGCACGATCGTGCGTTGGATCAAGCCCGAGGGGAGCCGCGTCGCCAAGGGCGAGCCGCTCTTCGAGGTGTTGACCGACAAGGCTACGATCGAAGTGGAAGCGCCCGCCTCCGGCGTGCTGCTCCGCATCCTCGTCCCCGAAGGTACGACTGCCCCGGTGGCCACGCCCATTGCCCTGATCGGCGAACCCGGGGAACGGGGTGCCGCGGCCGCGCCGCCGGCAGCGGCACCGGCCGCGACGGCGGCTTCGGCCGGCGCGGCCGCCGGCACGGTCACGCCGCGCGACGGACGCGTGCGGATCTCTCCGCGGGCGCGCGTGCTGGCCGCGTCGCACGGCATCGACCCGCGGGCGCTTCGGGGCAGCGGACCCGACGGCCGCATCATCGAGCGCGACGTACAGCGGGTGGTCGAGGCGGAAACCCGAGGGACCGCCGCGGCCGCGCCCGCGCGCTCCGTCTCCGCGGTTCCGGCGGCCGTTTCTGCGCGGCTGCGCGCGGTCATCGCGCGGCGCATGACCGAGAGCCTGCAGAGCACGGCGCAGCTGACGCTCACCACCGAAGCGGACATGGTCGAGGCGGCGAGGCTTCGCGACGAGGTCGGCGCCGAACTCGAGCGGCGCGGCGGCGTGCGGCCGACCTACACCGACCTGATCGTCCGCGCGGCGGCGATCGCGCTGCGCGATCATCCGCGCCTGAACGCGCGGTGGGCCGACGGCGGTGCGCGGCAGCTGCCGGATATCCACGTCGGGGTGGCCGTGGCCCTCGACGAGGGCCTCGTGGTTCCCGTGATCCGTCACACCGACCGCACCGCTCTCGCGGAGATCTCCGCCGCGCTGCGCGACCTGTCCGAGCGCGCGCGGACGTTCCGGCTTGCGCCCGCGGAGATGGAAGGCGGCACGTTCACCGTCACCAACCTCGGCATGTACGACGTCGACGCCTTCACGCCGATCCTCAATCCGCCGGAAGCGGCGATTCTCGGCGCCGGCCGCGTGCACCGCCGTCCGGTCGCAGTGGGCGACCGCGTCGAGGTGCGTCCCGTGATGGCGCTGTCGCTGACATTCGACCACCGGGTGGTGGACGGCGCGCCCGCGGCGCAGTTCCTGCAGCGCGTGAAGCACGTGCTCGAGCACCCGTACCTGCTCCTGCTGCCGTAG